The following proteins are encoded in a genomic region of Salminus brasiliensis chromosome 25, fSalBra1.hap2, whole genome shotgun sequence:
- the hrasb gene encoding HRas proto-oncogene, GTPase b isoform X1 codes for MWDYYPQPLVSALGEPSGFLKTTSFGFHSSNLIMYISAFSTEAARMTEYKLVVVGAGGVGKSALTIQLIQNHFVDEYDPTIEDSYRKQVVIDGETCLLDILDTAGQEEYSAMRDQYMRTGEGFLCVFAINNTKSFEDIHQYREQIKRVKDSDDVPMVLVGNKCDLPARTVDTRQAQELARSYGIPYIETSAKTRQGVEDAFYTLVREIRQHKLRKLNPPDDNGQDCMNCRCVVS; via the exons ATGTGGGATTATTATCCACAGCCTCTTGTATCTGCTTTAGGAGAACCTTCTGGGTTCTTAAAAACGACCAGTTTTGGTTTTCATTCATCTAACCTCATTATGTACATTTCAGCGTTTTCTACTGAGGCTGCGAGGATGACGGAGTATAAATTAGTGGTGGTTGGTGCTGGTGGTGTGGGCAAAAGTGCACTGACCATTCAGCTGATCCAGAACCACTTCGTTGACGAGTATGACCCTACTATTGAG GACTCATATAGAAAGCAGGTGGTGATCGATGGAGAGACGTGTTTGTTGGACATCTTGGATACGGCCGGTCAAGAGGAGTACAGCGCTATGAGGGACCAGTATATGAGGACAGGAGAAGGTTTCCTCTGTGTGTTTGCCATCAACAACACTAAGTCCTTTGAAGACATCCACCAGTACAG AGAACAGATCAAAAGAGTGAAGGATTCTGATGATGTGCCCATGGTGCTCGTGGGCAATAAATGTGACCTTCCAGCACGTACAGTGGACACAAGGCAAGCCCAGGAACTGGCTCGCAGTTACGGCATCCCTTACATCGAAACCTCTGCCAAGACAAGACAG GGAGTGGAGGATGCTTTCTACACCCTCGTGCGTGAAATCAGGCAGCACAAATTGAGAAAGCTGAACCCACCGGATGACAACGGCCAGGACTGCATGAACTGCCGCTGTGTGGTGTCATGA
- the hrasb gene encoding HRas proto-oncogene, GTPase b isoform X2 → MTEYKLVVVGAGGVGKSALTIQLIQNHFVDEYDPTIEDSYRKQVVIDGETCLLDILDTAGQEEYSAMRDQYMRTGEGFLCVFAINNTKSFEDIHQYREQIKRVKDSDDVPMVLVGNKCDLPARTVDTRQAQELARSYGIPYIETSAKTRQGVEDAFYTLVREIRQHKLRKLNPPDDNGQDCMNCRCVVS, encoded by the exons ATGACGGAGTATAAATTAGTGGTGGTTGGTGCTGGTGGTGTGGGCAAAAGTGCACTGACCATTCAGCTGATCCAGAACCACTTCGTTGACGAGTATGACCCTACTATTGAG GACTCATATAGAAAGCAGGTGGTGATCGATGGAGAGACGTGTTTGTTGGACATCTTGGATACGGCCGGTCAAGAGGAGTACAGCGCTATGAGGGACCAGTATATGAGGACAGGAGAAGGTTTCCTCTGTGTGTTTGCCATCAACAACACTAAGTCCTTTGAAGACATCCACCAGTACAG AGAACAGATCAAAAGAGTGAAGGATTCTGATGATGTGCCCATGGTGCTCGTGGGCAATAAATGTGACCTTCCAGCACGTACAGTGGACACAAGGCAAGCCCAGGAACTGGCTCGCAGTTACGGCATCCCTTACATCGAAACCTCTGCCAAGACAAGACAG GGAGTGGAGGATGCTTTCTACACCCTCGTGCGTGAAATCAGGCAGCACAAATTGAGAAAGCTGAACCCACCGGATGACAACGGCCAGGACTGCATGAACTGCCGCTGTGTGGTGTCATGA